From a region of the Lactuca sativa cultivar Salinas chromosome 4, Lsat_Salinas_v11, whole genome shotgun sequence genome:
- the LOC111882045 gene encoding uncharacterized protein LOC111882045, with the protein MAFRAPRRSYRALCRTYPFSIGRSFWLKAKLGGMQHRMNMRQRPTISKSKEADGSQNPNPTRGQIDEQSKVLNGVAEGTTSRSIHVHVVGAEIVDETEGATNLSGHDDVDDGIHNVMTVSLEYQLVKNVLILLKTNLLHSALGARILGEAGQEHVLRVITGSSKSKKAIVEYLETENIAWREENDKTILRIKINGDQKFEVMRISLRGLHVDHAMELLKPLVSVAAFGGVVGELKVVTGSERSSNIKRTVIEYLEREKMEWKEENKTTLLIKFPTNDMLARLF; encoded by the exons ATGGCATTCCGAGCTCCACGAAGGAGTTACCGAGCTCTTTGCCGCACCTATCCGTTTAGCATTGGACGTAGCTTTTGGTTAAAGGC TAAACTGGGAGGAATGCAACATCGAATGAATATGAGGCAGAGACCCACAATCTCGAAGTCGAAGGAAGCGGATGgatctcaaaaccctaaccctacacgTGGTCAGATTGATGAACAATCCAAGGTTTTGAATGGTGTTGCAGAAGGAACTACTTCGCGTTCCATACATGTACACGTTGTTGGTGCAGAAATCGTTGACGAAACAGAGGGTGCTACAAATCTTTCA GGacatgatgatgttgatgatggtatTCACAACGTGATGACAGTCAGTCTAGAATATCAGCTTGTGAAAAACGTACTGATACTTCTAAAAACTAACCTTTTACATTCTGCACTTGGTGCAC GTATTTTAGGTGAAGCAGGTCAAGAGCATGTGTTGAGGGTTATCACCGGATCTTCAAAATCTAAAAAGGCG ATTGTTGAGTACTTAGAGACAGAAAACATTGCATGGAGAGAAGAGAATGACAAAACAATCTTGCGGATTAAAATTAATGG TGACCAAAAGTTTGAGGTGATGAGAATCAGTCTACGTGGACTGCATGTGGATCATGCAATGGAGCTTCTGAAACCTCTCGTGTCAGTAGCTGCATTTGGTGgag TTGTGGGGGAATTGAAAGTTGTGACTGGATCTGAGAGGAGTTCAAACATTAAGAGGACG GTTATTGAGTATTTGGAGAGAGAGAAGATGGAATGGAAAGAAGAAAACAAAACAACTTTGTTAATCAAGTTTCCCACTAATGACATGCTGGCTCGCCTCTTCTAA